One Myotis daubentonii chromosome 3, mMyoDau2.1, whole genome shotgun sequence genomic window carries:
- the FAM162A gene encoding protein FAM162A produces MGSLRGLRLAAGNCFRLCERDASSSVRLTRNSDWKRINGFCTKPQESPKPPSQTYSHRVPLHKPTDWERKILIWAGRFKKEEEIPETISFEMLDAAKNKLRVKISYVMIALTVAGCILMVIEGKQAVKRHESLTSLNLEKKARLREEAAMKAKTE; encoded by the exons gAAATTGTTTTAGGTTATGTGAAAGAgatgcttcctcatctgtaaggcTTACCAGAAACTCTGATTGGAAGAGAATAAATGGATTTTGCACCAAACCCCAGGAAAGTCCAAAACCTCCGTCCC AGACTTACAGCCACAGAGTGCCATTACACAAACCCACGGACTGGGAGAGGAAGATCCTGATATGGGCAGGTCGCTtcaaaaaggaggaggaaatcCCAGAGACTATCTC GTTTGAGATGCTCGATGCGGCAAAGAACAAGCTCCGGGTGAAGATCAGCTATGTAATGATTGCCCTGACAGTGGCAGGATGCATCTTAATGGTTATTGAGGGCAAGCAG gcTGTCAAAAGACATGAGTCTTTAACAAGCCTGAACTTAGAAAAGAAAGCTCGTCTGAGAGAGGAAGCAGCTATGAAAGCCAAAACAGAGTGA